The following proteins are co-located in the Acipenser ruthenus chromosome 35, fAciRut3.2 maternal haplotype, whole genome shotgun sequence genome:
- the LOC131705199 gene encoding protein S100-B-like: MSQLEQAAKAVAEVFYKYAGQDAKKNKLSTEELKALMQKEVTSLKGHDADVTKMLKCLDDNKDGEIDIVEFGTLVGILANGYRK, encoded by the exons ATGTCTCAGCTTGAACAGGCAGCCAAGGCCGTGGCCGAGGTGTTCTACAAGTACGCTGGTCAGGATGCCAAGAAAAACAAACTGAGCACCGAGGAGCTGAAGGCACTGATGCAGAAGGAGGTCACTTCCCTG AAAGGTCACGATGCTGATGTCACCAAGATGCTGAAATGCCTAGATGACAACAAGGATGGCGAAATTGACATTGTGGAGTTTGGCACCCTGGTTGGCATTCTCGCCAACGGGTACAGGAAGTGA